A window of the Eremothecium cymbalariae DBVPG#7215 chromosome 5, complete sequence genome harbors these coding sequences:
- the REV7 gene encoding Rev7p (similar to Ashbya gossypii AER420C) encodes MNKGVEKWLKLYLKCFINIVLYYRNVYPPESFNWSRYQAFNLPRHLPVTRHQGLEQYIEELSNDLLTKLEHIRCFNLNIVTSDDSKSYGIPSGQVWERYVLDFGDWIHHSDEDESKITEGLVFDELRACFNDLLKKLQKLPRVAPRLVTFEAIIEVFDLSLGRDVHNVVTEEERLDLDRSLNWVKYSKDDYARADTTLALDDVPEVQLTAVVGCDVGSMVINQYFERVAPRNLKRTIYENSNQLKE; translated from the coding sequence ATGAATAAAGGAGTTGAAAAATGGTTAAAATTATACTTAAAATGTTTCATTAATATAGTTCTATATTATAGAAATGTATACCCTCCAGAATCGTTCAACTGGAGTAGATATCAAGCGTTTAACTTACCTCGTCATTTGCCCGTAACCCGACATCAAGGTCTAGAACAATATATTGAGGAACTTAGCAATGATCTATTAACCAAGCTCGAACATATACGctgttttaatttaaatattgttaCAAGTGATGATTCGAAATCATATGGAATACCTAGTGGACAAGTTTGGGAGAGGTATGTTTTAGATTTTGGTGATTGGATCCACCATagtgatgaggatgaatcaaaaataacagAGGGTTtagtttttgatgaattaaGAGCATGTTTTAACGACCTACTcaaaaaattacaaaagcTTCCTCGGGTTGCTCCCCGGTTAGTAACTTTTGAAGCAATTATCGAAGTTTTCGATTTGAGCTTGGGCCGTGACGTACATAACGTTGTcactgaagaagaaaggcTCGATTTAGATAGAAGTTTGAATTGGGTGAAGTATTCCAAAGACGATTATGCAAGAGCAGATACGACATTAGCACTAGATGATGTTCCGGAGGTTCAACTGACTGCGGTAGTTGGGTGCGATGTTGGCTCAATGGTCATCAACCAATACTTCGAGAGAGTAGCGCCAAGAAACTTGAAGCGGACAATTTACGAAAACAGTAATCAACTAAAAGAATAA
- a CDS encoding uncharacterized protein (similar to Ashbya gossypii AER418C): MRFVFGGSCSRGIGSLSVLRTVIGGGSCRNSSGGYLLRRGKSTQNFMMERKKNGGGDMGRIESAATQPDGQATTMSDEYEFSRVVPKGGGTAAAPGDSNFKATWVNALNERKRQLAQGKIIDSYVYNNVKSTEIGERTRQDSFSYLILRFKDDPLTADFYVNAAGRIRMGQIFQDLDALAGCIAYKHTAPSEPVMVTASVDRIYLLKPLDSVTDYNVVLSGSVVWTGRSSMEIAIKASAVKGPIPDTVSEGSFRDEDTFLTASFTFVARNPETHKSLAINKLLPLNQQEWTDFKRAESHNAAKKLRAIGENLSNTPPTAEESSMIHKMWRASKEISKLESRPKNAAFMRETNLKSTMFMQPQYRNRHSYMIFGGYLMRQTFELAYCAASSISHTLPRFVSLDSTTFRAPVPVGSILHMDASVVYTEHLHDGSSAAQAGSGSGSGAATQHQQQNPLAAFQPPAVNKLSSNKDHFLSRPGTLIQVKVDTVVEELNPERKNKSGSFIYSFFTPLDDAGTTPGFATVVPETYSEMIEYVQGRRRAIDTASYAMRFKRQSKL; the protein is encoded by the coding sequence ATGAGATTCGTGTTCGGGGGGTCTTGTAGCAGGGGTATCGGCTCGTTATCGGTTCTACGTACGGTGATCGGTGGTGGTAGTTGTCGTAACAGCAGCGGTGGATATCTTCTACGTCGTGGAAAGAGCACGCAGAATTTTATGATGGAGAGAAAAAAGAACGGCGGTGGGGACATGGGCAGGATCGAATCGGCGGCCACGCAGCCGGATGGGCAGGCGACGACAATGAGTGACGAGTATGAGTTTTCGCGGGTGGTGCCCAAGGGGGGCGGGACGGCTGCTGCGCCTGGTGACAGCAACTTCAAGGCCACGTGGGTGAACGCGTTGAACGAGCGCAAGCGGCAATTGGCGCAGGGCAAGATAATTGACTCGTATGTGTACAACAACGTTAAATCCACGGAGATAGGGGAGCGGACGCGCCAGGATTCGTTTTCGTACTTGATTCTCCGTTTCAAGGATGATCCCCTGACGGCGGATTTTTATGTGAATGCGGCCGGTAGGATTCGTATGGGGCAGATTTTCCAGGACCTAGATGCGCTAGCGGGGTGTATTGCTTACAAACACACGGCTCCTTCGGAGCCGGTGATGGTGACGGCATCGGTGGACCGgatatatttgttgaagccGTTGGACTCTGTGACGGATTACAACGTGGTGTTGTCCGGGAGTGTTGTGTGGACTGGGCGATCGTCTATGGAGATTGCTATCAAGGCGTCGGCGGTTAAAGGGCCTATTCCGGATACTGTCAGTGAGGGGAGCTTTCGGGATGAAGACACGTTTCTGACTGCGTCTTTCACATTTGTTGCGCGTAATCCAGAGACGCACAAGTCTCTGGCGATCAACAAGTTGTTGCCGCTGAACCAGCAAGAGTGGACGGATTTTAAGCGAGCCGAGTCCCATAATGCGGCCAAGAAATTAAGGGCGATTGGGGAGAATTTGAGTAATACGCCGCCTACGGCGGAGGAGTCTAGTATGATCCATAAGATGTGGCGGGCGTCGAAGGAGATTTCCAAGCTGGAAAGCAGGCCCAAGAACGCGGCGTTTATGCGGGAGACCAATTTGAAGTCTACGATGTTTATGCAGCCGCAGTACCGTAATCGGCATTCGTATATGATCTTCGGCGGCTATTTGATGCGGCAGACGTTTGAGTTGGCGTATTGTGCGGCATCTTCTATTTCTCATACGCTGCCTCGTTTTGTGTCGCTTGACTCCACTACGTTCCGTGCGCCTGTTCCTGTTGGTTCTATTTTGCATATGGATGCTAGTGTTGTTTACACGGAGCATCTTCATGACGGGAGCAGTGCAGCCCAAGCCGGCTCGGGCTCGGGCTCTGGTGCTGCTACgcagcaccagcagcagaacCCGCTGGCGGCTTTCCAGCCGCCAGCGGTAAACAAGCTGTCCTCGAACAAAGACCACTTTTTGTCGCGTCCTGGCACGTTGATCCAGGTGAAGGTAGAtactgttgttgaagaattaaacCCGGAGCGGAAAAATAAGTCCGGGTCGTTTATCTATTCTTTTTTCACTCCTTTAGATGATGCAGGTACCACTCCTGGTTTTGCAACTGTTGTTCCTGAGACCTATTCCGAAATGATTGAGTATGTCCAAGGTAGACGACGTGCGATTGATACAGCATCGTATGCGATGCGTTTCAAGCGCCAGAGTAAGTTGTAA
- the PMS1 gene encoding ATP-binding mismatch repair protein (similar to Ashbya gossypii AER421W) produces the protein MSGQITAITIKDVHKITSGQVIIDLTTAVKELVENSLDAHADKIDLTFKNYGLESIECSDNGDGISEANFEYLALKHHTSKIQEFEDISKVDTFGFRGEALASLCAMANLTVFTTKRGPKAHKLDYDPNGKLVKTSIISRNKGTTVQLQKLFNNFPVRKKDFVKNCKRQFSKCVTLLQSYVLINPQCKISVWHVTANKNKSLVLSTPLKSDVSRNILMVFGSDGLRGLQSLTLTLDLNQYKEQMGKKYLGDPSWDVYDYTISVSGYISKPSYGCGRAGKDRQFIYINGRPVNYQQIVKCCNDTYRTFNMLEYPVLILNFKLLPQLVDVNVTPDKRTVMLHNEEFVLQCLEERLEQYFKDQQLSLPKSEPQTTYRAAAADNTADNTVDDADLEFVPKRAKTLPSQELTATFENDGSSQDQEDMGSKEGITKDKIDSKEAKISDSTSFKPEFAQHSATMEKAVAPAKKQSDLGSFVHVSQEFTTSMNKAYEETRSPSKEPVVIHIGSTKIEEFVTNNNNKLIFSPSPSDKEQEEAFERANNSESKEYISNDHSDVEDVIKSDPHCCSHSDSSSIEQSFPTSQSDPSQHIQDVKPVLQPSNRNNYDGNLATSSHNLETSLDTSLDLLRKELKCSLSLLQTSIHTRSFTRNKEFEDSFNSEQFLTLTVSKDDFNKMSIVGQFNLGFIIVTRRTQNKHDLFIVDQHASDEKFNFETLQKTTIFKSQNLIKPQRIEMNVIDELLVLDNLELFRRNGFKINSNENNPPGSRIEVVSLPSSKQMVFKMDDFYELLHLLKECNGINKSRIRCSKIRSMFAMRACRMSIMIGRPLNRRTMTKVIRNLNELEKPWNCPHGRPTIRHLMELKDWESFQKDYEL, from the coding sequence ATGTCTGGCCAAATAACTGCTATTACCATAAAAGATGTCCATAAAATTACATCTGGGCAAGTGATCATCGATTTAACCACTGCTGTAAAAGAGTTGGTTGAAAATAGTTTGGATGCACATGCTGATAAAATTGATCTCACGTTCAAAAATTATGGTTTGGAATCTATTGAATGTTCAGACAATGGTGATGGAATCTCCGAAGCGAATTTTGAATACTTGGCTTTGAAACACCATACTTCAAAGAttcaagaatttgaagatatcTCTAAAGTCGATACTTTTGGGTTTCGGGGAGAAGCGTTAGCCTCATTATGCGCTATGGCAAATTTGACTGTTTTCACAACAAAAAGGGGCCCCAAAGCCCATAAGCTAGATTATGATCCAAATGGCAAGTTGGTCAAAACTAGCATTATATCAAGGAATAAAGGTACCACAGTACAATTGCAAAAGTTGTTTAATAACTTTCCTGTGAGGAAAAAGGATTTTGTTAAAAACTGTAAAAGACAATTCAGTAAATGCGTTACATTGTTGCAAAGCTATGTGCTTATTAATCCTCAATGTAAGATATCTGTTTGGCATGTCACAGCTAATAAAAACAAGTCTCTTGTCCTTTCGACACCCTTAAAAAGTGATGTTTCaaggaatatattaatgGTGTTTGGCTCGGATGGTTTGCGTGGTTTACAGTCATTAACATTGACACTAGACCTGAATCAATACAAAGAACAAATGGggaaaaaatatttgggGGACCCAAGTTGGGATGTTTATGATTACACGATTTCTGTTAGTGGCTACATCTCAAAGCCTTCATATGGTTGCGGACGTGCTGGGAAAGACCGACAATTCATATACATTAATGGAAGGCCTGTCAACTACCAACAGATAGTAAAATGCTGTAATGACACATATAGAACATTTAACATGTTGGAGTATCCTGTACTTATATTAAATTTCAAGTTGTTACCTCAGTTGGTTGACGTTAATGTTACCCCTGACAAACGAACTGTCATGTTGCacaatgaagaatttgtACTTCAATGCCTTGAGGAAAGGCTGGAGCAATACTTTAAAGACCAACAATTGTCACTACCGAAATCTGAACCTCAGACCACTTATAgggctgctgctgctgataATACTGCTGATAATACTGTTGATGATGCTGATTTAGAATTTGTACCCAAGAGAGCGAAAACGCTGCCAAGTCAGGAATTAACtgcaacttttgaaaatgatggGTCTTCTCAAGATCAGGAGGACATGGGTAGCAAAGAAGGTATAACTAAAGATaaaattgattcaaaagaagCGAAGATTTCCGATTCGACTTCCTTTAAACCTGAATTTGCGCAGCATTCGGCTACAATGGAGAAAGCAGTCGCCCCTGCTAAGAAGCAATCTGATCTAGGATCGTTTGTTCACGTTTCTCAAGAATTCACAACTTCAATGAACAAAGCATATGAGGAAACGCGGTCTCCGTCTAAGGAACCTGTAGTAATACATATTGGCAGCACTAAAATAGAGGAATTTGTtaccaacaataataacaaattAATTTTTAGTCCTTCACCGAGTGATAAAGAACAAGAGGAAGCATTTGAAAGGGCTAATAATTCTGAATCGAAAGAATATATTTCCAATGATCACAGTGATGTGGAAGATGTGATCAAATCAGATCCTCATTGTTGTTCTCATAGTGATTCGAGTTCTATTGAACAAAGCTTTCCAACATCTCAATCCGACCCCTCGCAACATATCCAGGACGTTAAACCAGTTCTGCAGCCGTCGAATAGAAACAACTATGATGGAAATTTGGCAACTTCATCTCACAATCTTGAAACTAGTCTCGACACTAGTTTAGATCTCTTACGAAAAGAGTTGAAGTGCAGCTTATCCTTGCTTCAGACATCCATTCATACCAGAAGCTTCACTAGAAATAAAGAATTTGAGGACAGTTTCAATTCTGAACAATTTCTCACTTTGACCGTTTCCAAGGATGACTTTAACAAGATGTCAATTGTCGGTCAGTTTAATCTTGGATTCATCATAGTTACTCGTCGAACTCAAAATAAACATGATTTATTTATAGTAGACCAACATGCTAGtgatgaaaagtttaaCTTTGAAACTTTGCAAAAGACAACAATCTTTAAATCGCAAAATCTTATAAAGCCGCAGAGAATAGAGATGAACGTTATTGATGAGCTGCTGGTCTTGGATAACCTCGAACTCTTCCGAAGAAATGGCTTTAAAATCAATTCCAACGAGAATAACCCTCCAGGTTCACGCATTGAAGTAGTTAGCTtaccatcttcaaaacAGATGGTCTTTAAAATGGATGATTTTTACGAACTACTACACTTGCTCAAAGAATGTAATGGCATCAACAAAAGCCGGATTAGATGTTCCAAGATAAGAAGCATGTTTGCAATGAGAGCATGTCGAATGAGCATCATGATTGGTAGACCGTTAAACCGTCGTACTATGACTAAAGTTATACGTAACTTGAATGAGTTGGAAAAACCTTGGAACTGTCCACATGGGAGACCAACAATAAGACACCTAATGGAGCTCAAAGACTGGgaatcttttcaaaaagattaTGAATTATGA
- the NIS1 gene encoding Nis1p (similar to Ashbya gossypii AER425W): MSRARPNVAFNEWLASPSKRVAALAGEEKEEEAAAAADEEDGLCKESCVLILQPSNRYSRSTPLLDSDSSALPPLVPPKSPAAAPVLGAAAEASAASVASASPGTAWDASYDQEFQEGLDWVRYDKLQAENHAERVAARAESVHKRRLLQCLSKLIACTGSVSGSSRDGSSSSSGISRRRSSRRRPGEPLHSNNTPISRHSSIRRRDFSTTAEIDRYQRGSQFIFHRGFSTRQNRLSNTQKRLQRRRCTKARFETPTQLSAFIKYINFGSFKVEDVTGSKQMIFHELKPPKWAELSKKRPALVSRTKEWKPAQHTYTDLDRPLVEQCKLKLKAPPPPPPILARKRSPVIHRPSGGSLRRSQTVSSLRRHSRYESLYPGLYVTWREYLQSVIYNQISFRLQCLRAPEVDSPGAVSEPARPPRESSRFSVEGSIFEHQSFESNVDYSVHTSAPIARNDLFYYHVGSVAVPAGAAAPAKGGDNFMNELIPADENSGTIRHSSHSSKRSLKLY, translated from the coding sequence ATGTCCAGAGCTAGGCCAAATGTCGCCTTCAATGAATGGCTGGCGTCACCAAGCAAGCGGGTTGCAGCCCTTGCTGGGGAAGAAAAAGAGGaggaagcagcagcagcagcagacgAAGAAGACGGCCTTTGCAAAGAGTCGTGCgttttgattttacaaCCGAGCAACCGCTATAGCAGAAGCACGCCCCTGCTCGATTCCGACTCGTCTGCGCTCCCACCGTTGGTGCCACCGAAGTCCCCTGCCGCCGCCCCCGTATTGGGGGCGGCGGCAGAagcatcagcagcatcGGTGGCAAGTGCCTCGCCTGGTACTGCCTGGGACGCAAGCTACGACCAGGAGTTCCAGGAGGGCCTCGATTGGGTTCGGTACGACAAGCTCCAGGCGGAGAACCATGCGGAGAGGGTTGCAGCCAGAGCTGAAAGCGTGCACAAGAGACGGCTGTTACAGTGCCTGTCCAAGCTTATAGCGTGCACAGGAAGTGTCagtggcagcagcagggacggcagcagcagcagcagcggcatTAGCCGCCGCCGCAGCAGCCGCCGCCGCCCCGGAGAGCCGCTGCACAGCAACAACACTCCTATATCGAGGCACTCTTCCATCCGCCGCAGGGACTTCTCCACCACAGCAGAGATAGACCGTTACCAGCGCGGTTCGCAGTTCATCTTCCACAGAGGGTTCTCCACACGTCAAAATAGATTATCCAATACACAGAAACGTCTGCAGCGTCGCCGCTGCACAAAAGCTAGGTTTGAAACCCCCACACAACTTTCTGCGTTCATCAAATACATCAACTTTGGTTCCTTCAAAGTCGAAGACGTCACCGGCTCCAAACAGATGATCTTCCACGAATTGAAGCCGCCCAAATGGGCCGAATTGTCCAAAAAGCGCCCTGCGCTCGTTTCTCGGACAAAAGAATGGAAGCCTGCCCAACACACTTACACGGATCTAGACAGGCCCCTCGTGGAACAATGTAAGCTCAAACTCAAGGCcccgccgccgccgccgcccATCCTGGCACGCAAGCGCTCCCCTGTGATCCACCGCCCGTCCGGCGGTTCCCTGCGTCGTTCCCAGACCGTGTCGTCCTTGCGCCGCCACTCCCGGTACGAGTCGCTGTATCCTGGGCTGTACGTCACCTGGCGGGAATACTTGCAGTCCGTCATCTACAACCAGATCAGTTTCCGTCTACAGTGTCTGAGGGCCCCCGAGGTGGACTCGCCCGGAGCCGTGTCGGAGCCGGCTCGCCCTCCCAGGGAAAGCTCCCGTTTCTCCGTCGAAGGTAGTATCTTTGAGCACCAGAGCTTCGAATCCAATGTGGACTACAGCGTTCATACCAGCGCGCCTATTGCCCGAAATGATCTATTCTACTACCATGTAGGTTCTGTCGCTGTTCCTGCAGGCGCGGCTGCGCCTGCCAAGGGCGGTGACAACTTTATGAACGAGCTAATACCTGCAGATGAGAATTCCGGTACGATACGCCACAGTTCCCACTCCAGTAAACGCAGTCTGAAACTGTACTAA
- the SAL1 gene encoding Ca(2+)-binding ATP:ADP antiporter SAL1 (similar to Ashbya gossypii AER419W) translates to MGIPVETEEQKRARHERLFRRLDVDGTGEIRYETLKRAFEREDHPLKDNKEAIEAIFKSLDCNKDSVIDFGDFEAYVSVAEVQIRRGFDKIDVDADGKIKAEELSNYLRDLGEDVRQEVDAEAPKGNRLTKFIQWAFLRRKEEEAVGNSCNSSSGNNARAAARTASSQPPSRVPSPSPSYITYDQWRDFLIFMPRKEGSRLHTAYSYFYLFNEDVDLSSEGDMTLITDFIGGFGFFLAGGFSGVISRTCTAPFDRIKVFLIARTDLSSTLLNSKEKLLYNNPRADLSKIRSPLVKAAQSLYRQGGLRAFYVGNGLNVFKVFPESAMKFGSFELAKRLLVQLEGVHDTSQLSKFSTYIAGGLGGIAAQFFVYPIDTLKFRVQCAPLNTTLKGMPLLTKTAGEMYREGGLRLFYRGLGVGIMGVFPYAALDLGTFSALKKWYIAKKAKTLGIPETDVVISNFVVLPMGAFSGTVGATVVYPINLLRTRLQAQGTFAHPHRYDGFKDVFLKTIQREGFPGLYKGLIPTLAKVCPAVSISYLCYENLKRGMKLE, encoded by the coding sequence ATGGGGATTCCAGTAGAGACGGAGGAGCAGAAACGAGCACGTCATGAGCGGTTATTTAGACGGCTAGATGTCGATGGGACGGGGGAAATTCGGTACGAGACATTGAAGCGAGCGTTTGAGCGGGAAGACCATCCTTTGAAGGATAACAAGGAGGCGATCGAGGCGATTTTCAAGTCTTTGGATTGTAATAAGGATTCGGTGATTGATTTTGGTGACTTTGAGGCATATGTGTCTGTGGCGGAGGTTCAGATAAGACGAGGGTTTGACAAAATAGATGTAGATGCGGACGGGAAAATCAAGGCGGAGGAGTTGTCGAATTATTTGAGGGATCTTGGAGAAGATGTTCGGCAGGAAGTAGATGCGGAGGCGCCGAAGGGGAACCGACTAACGAAGTTTATACAGTGGGCATTTTTGAGGCGgaaggaggaggaggcTGTTGGTAATAGTTgtaatagtagtagtggtaATAATGCGAGGGCGGCTGCGAGGACGGCGTCCTCGCAGCCGCCCTCGCGGGTGCCGTCGCCGTCGCCCTCGTACATCACGTACGATCAATGGAGAGACTTTCTTATCTTTATGCCGCGTAAGGAAGGTTCAAGGTTGCATACAGCATATTCTTACTTTTATTTATTCAACGAAGATGTGGATTTGTCCTCTGAGGGCGATATGACGTTGATCACCGATTTTATCGGTGGGTTCGGGTTCTTCCTTGCAGGGGGGTTTTCCGGTGTGATATCGCGTACGTGCACAGCGCCTTTTGATCGTATTAAAGTGTTTCTCATCGCTAGAACAGATCTATCGTCGACATTATTGAATTCTAAGGAGAAACTGCTTTATAATAACCCAAGAGCAGACCTGTCTAAAATCCGTTCACCTCTCGTTAAAGCGGCGCAGTCTTTGTATAGACAAGGAGGTCTACGTGCATTTTACGTGGGAAACGGTCTCAATGTCTTTAAAGTGTTCCCGGAATCGGCCATGAAGTTTGGTTCCTTCGAGCTGGCGAAACGTCTGCTGGTTCAATTGGAGGGGGTTCATGACACAAGCCAGCTATCCAAATTCTCAACGTACATCGCCGGTGGACTGGGTGGGATCGCGGCACAGTTCTTCGTATATCCAATAGACACTTTAAAATTCCGTGTCCAATGCGCGCCCTTGAATACGACACTGAAGGGCATGCCATTATTAACCAAAACTGCAGGAGAAATGTACCGTGAAGGTGGCTTGAGGTTGTTCTACCGAGGTCTTGGAGTCGGCATCATGGGGGTATTTCCTTACGCCGCTCTAGATTTGGGCACCTTCTCTGCCCTTAAAAAATGGTACATCGCCAAAAAAGCAAAAACATTGGGCATTCCAGAAACTGATGTGGTTATTAGTAACTTTGTTGTTTTGCCAATGGGTGCATTCAGCGGTACGGTCGGCGCTACTGTTGTTTATCCGATCAATTTACTGAGAACTAGATTACAAGCTCAAGGGACTTTTGCACATCCGCATAGATATGATGGTTTCAAGGATGTCTTCCTCAAGACAATACAGCGGGAGGGGTTCCCAGGATTATACAAGGGATTGATACCGACTCTTGCTAAGGTTTGCCCAGCGGTCTCCATCAGTTATTTGTGTTACGAGAACTTGAAGAGAGGCATGAAGTTGGAATGA
- the SWS2 gene encoding mitochondrial 37S ribosomal protein uS13m (similar to Ashbya gossypii AER422C) has product MVVHILGKGFKGKEVVKIALASKFYGVGQKTAEKICSKLGFYPWMRMHQLNEAQVMSITTELTNMTIEGAARAVVKENIALKRRIGSYQGMRHALGLPVRGQRTRNNSKTARKLNKLDRRGYHTSATNQPESDLVGNLCRYLGIWHS; this is encoded by the coding sequence atggttGTCCATATTCTCGGTAAAGGTTTCAAGGGTAAGGAGGTGGTTAAGATTGCACTTGCATCAAAGTTCTATGGCGTGGGCCAAAAAACTGCTGAAAAGATCTGTTCTAAACTGGGTTTTTACCCGTGGATGCGAATGCATCAGCTTAATGAGGCTCAAGTGATGTCTATAACAACTGAGCTGACGAATATGACTATTGAAGGTGCTGCTAGAGCTGTtgtaaaagaaaatattgcattaaaaagaagaattggTTCCTACCAGGGTATGAGACATGCTCTTGGACTTCCTGTTCGTGGGCAGCGTACTAGGAACAATTCTAAGACTGCaagaaaattgaacaaACTTGATAGAAGAGGGTATCATACTAGTGCTACAAATCAGCCAGAAAGTGACCTTGTGGGTAATCTCTGTCGTTATTTGGGCATATGGCATAGCTAA
- the EOS1 gene encoding Eos1p (similar to Ashbya gossypii AER423C): MVAESSGREVVQDESSPLVMDRANGSSSLSPREVHNLRNVNQHHHHNHNHYLQDRSESLPEYLSSVPLTVSDSSGGASSSGQRCANSYNSLRNLSLSHLTAKQHFLVAICRDMALVPPICSLYSSLKIAWEFFRNAQNDILYPLSLATSFQNSWATYVKNNIRHQITNFGMSNPVSNFLPNREVLDDQAWLLSALSATRSSEYLLCSLWCLVSMYLSYSILDSLMVRWIMKYSTLAAILRMFSMSLVIVTMELLLLSSLSPNGDYYLHSWILISCILTGAYIWQSFLTSHLSYVDYNIPENISPPSSTGGVVGSGTSLSSVDRSIVPLSSQTTLLDSTQQQQQQQIQRKKKQRKNKAFRFEFAKKRSIDLYNITVFCVVPVGIASFITMLGLLRNLVIQRLDAEQVERFFKQMYQDS, from the coding sequence ATGGTTGCTGAAAGCTCAGGGCGAGAAGTTGTGCAGGATGAATCAAGTCCGCTGGTGATGGACAGGGCTAATGGGTCTAGCTCACTGTCTCCAAGGGAAGTACATAATCTTCGGAATGTcaatcaacatcatcaccatAACCATAACCATTATTTGCAGGACCGCAGTGAATCGCTACCAGAGTATCTAAGCAGTGTTCCCCTTACAGTCAGCGATAGCAGTGGTGGGGCTTCATCTTCAGGTCAAAGATGTGCTAATTCCTATAATTCTCTACGCAATCTCAGTTTATCTCATCTCACAGCAAAACAACATTTTCTAGTGGCAATTTGCAGGGATATGGCTCTCGTACCTCCAATATGTTCGTTGTACTCATCTCTAAAGATAGCTTGGGAATTTTTTCGTAATGCACAGAACGACATCTTGTACCCATTATCGCTGGCGACATCCTTTCAGAACTCTTGGGCTACTTATGTGAAGAACAACATCAGACATCAGATCACCAATTTCGGTATGTCAAATCCTGTCAGCAATTTCTTGCCGAATCGTGAGGTCCTTGATGATCAAGCGTGGCTGCTGAGTGCACTTAGTGCCACTAGGTCTTCGGAGTATCTACTATGTTCCCTTTGGTGCCTTGTATCCATGTATCTGTCATATTCCATACTCGATTCCCTAATGGTCCGTTGGATTATGAAGTACTCCACTCTCGCTGCCATCTTGCGAATGTTTTCTATGTCTTTGGTTATTGTTACCATGGAATTGTTACTGCTATCCTCTTTGTCCCCCAATGGGGATTACTACCTTCATTCCTGGATCCTTATCAGCTGCATTCTCACAGGAGCTTACATCTGGCAGAGCTTTCTAACGTCACATCTAAGCTACGTGGATTATAATATTCCTGAGAATATTTCTCCTCCAAGTAGCACCGGCGGTGTGGTGGGCTCTGGCACCTCTCTATCGTCAGTGGATCGCTCTATTGTGCCACTATCATCTCAAACAACTCTACTGGACTCtacacaacaacaacagcagcagcagataCAACGGAAGAAAAAGCAGAGGAAGAACAAGGCATTTCGGTTTgaatttgcaaaaaaaCGATCTATTGATCTCTATAATATAACTGTATTCTGTGTGGTACCTGTGGGGATAGCCAGCTTCATTACTATGCTGGGCCTACTTCGTAACCTTGTTATCCAAAGACTGGACGCAGAGCAAGTGgaaagattttttaaacaaatgTACCAAGATTCATAA
- the TPM1 gene encoding tropomyosin TPM1 (similar to Ashbya gossypii AER424C) produces the protein MENQIKSLTVKNEHLEEELEKLESQLNEHKQLAEDSTNLRSHNENFTKKNQQLEEELEESDTKLKETLELLRETDLKSEQLARKVVSLENEVQDWETKYEGLQSKYASAKGELEEITASLENL, from the coding sequence ATGGAGAACCAGATCAAGTCGCTTACTGTGAAGAACGAACATTTGGAGGAGGAGTTGGAGAAGTTGGAGTCTCAGTTGAATGAACACAAGCAGTTGGCGGAGGATTCTACTAATTTGCGTTCGCATAACGAGAATTTCACCAAGAAGAACCAGCAGTTGGAAGAGGAGTTGGAGGAGAGTGATACCAAGTTGAAGGAGACGCTGGAGTTGTTGCGGGAGACGGATTTGAAGTCGGAGCAGTTGGCGCGGAAGGTTGTTTCGTTGGAAAACGAGGTTCAGGACTGGGAGACGAAGTACGAGGGGTTGCAGAGCAAATATGCGTCAGCCAAGGGTGAGTTGGAGGAGATTACTGCTTCGTTGGAAAATTTGTGA